Proteins encoded in a region of the Drosophila busckii strain San Diego stock center, stock number 13000-0081.31 unplaced genomic scaffold, ASM1175060v1 hic_scaffold_35, whole genome shotgun sequence genome:
- the LOC108603978 gene encoding cytochrome b-c1 complex subunit 6, mitochondrial, giving the protein MPFWSSLHFPVVRADDEEAELVDPQTALREKCQTKGHIESLYNKYQECNDRVNSRSKTTENCMEELFDYVAELDHCVAHSLFPKLK; this is encoded by the exons ATGCCATTCTGGTCGTCACTTCACTTTCCCGTAGTTAGGGCCGATGATGAGGAAGCTGAGCTTGTTGATCCCCAGACTGCTCTAAGG gaGAAATGCCAAACTAAGGGCCATATAGAATCCTTGTATAATAAATACCAAGAATGTAACGATCGTGTTAATAGTCGCTCCAAGACAACTGAAAATTGTATGGAGGAGCTATTCGACTATGTTGCCGAATTGGATCACTGTGTGGCCCACAGCCTTTTCCCCAAACTCAAGTAG
- the LOC108604042 gene encoding rabankyrin-5: MGGNDGGSIKKLEKHLELLKAEYIKLQRSYVDLERKYDEATASSGDIEASGENRSFVSRLALTAATLYGRSIYSDLNIRTTANGKTLPAHKFVLHARSEKWRDVELKSSDELDWSDLDEDIATALLRWIYTDIVDLQHDKLTLELLRVAHRFNLPALLGLCERALVTSVGVRSSVRFYCVAEEVGAATLLEYCSGLISMHWDELTAQDFEHMSGPLLFKMLKNKTKYPLHEAVRLLREDVVFLCLVENDTMLPDLVDSLSECGHLPLQIALSAKHIQIAQTLVKNGCANINAYDADGSTLLIDAVRRNDHFAADFLLNHNCLVDLLSRPSSDTALHIVCNYGKEERNKDALNNMIEIGRKILDRNPDVNIQNLQGQTPLHIAIMSQNATMVNLLLDLKNININLRTTSEKCPLELSLTIVGEHNFQLASKLLKLGSNPNPLKNDTNNNLLQVLALAGTDFEDAAIFLADFANVDHLNNSGLTALHIAARKNMPNLVAKLLKVGASSSIQTNVADLKSPLHMAVETNALEAIQTFANFCKENIESVDFNSKDINGNSPLSLCLALNNVELAPILIAGGADVNDRNGQDLTLLHQAILNGDNKTAVFLLDHGAEINAVTGKQKSALQLAIDCHLPKVVDALCIKGVSFSVLDNNGEPPLWLALELGFEDVAQILVRHGVDADCWGPGPEGCQQTILHRAIDENKELTAMFLVRNQCDLDTPRQPGPNGEGGDESRDKASPLHLCCQWGLTKVVQALIDHGANVNALDADNKTPVHIAIENQHEDIINILLCHPGINLKLRDKSGQTPFATSLAIRNHKSAERILERLPNAAELMDQRGRNFLHVAIMKDDLESVLFLLAIQVDVNSRVHDAYQSTPLHLAASSKTEMIIRNLILAGARVNERDAVQKMPLHMAIERGNLAAVSALIQNHADFDASDADGNNALHLAVHVGQLAIVRELLTESRVNAEATNNKGRNPLHELCRLADDNTGAAICELFLECMPKYPINFTDMDGNTPLLLSFMRGQAPLCKVLLKAGACLGSQNRDGITIFNYKLATNQLLNNLLDQLPKESPWAEAELCQECNSKFSLTMRKHHCRHCGRALCSKCSSNEMPIIKFGINKPVRVCKVCFDVLLGGNENGSLT; encoded by the exons ATGG GAGGCAATGATGGTGGTTCCATAAAAAAGTTAGAAAAGCATTTGGAGCTTTTAAAGGCGGAATACATAAAACTACAGCGAAGTTATGTTGACCTGGAACGCAAGTATGACGAGGCAACTGCATCATCAGGTGATATCGAAGCATCTGGAGAAAATAGAAGTTTCGTGTCACGACTTGCATTAACTGCAGCAACGCTATATGGCCGCTCAATATATTCAGATCTTAACATACGCACCACCGCCAACGGGAAAACATTGCCGGCACACAAATTTGTATTACATGCTCGTTCTGAGAAATGGAGAGACGTCGAGTTAAAAAGCTCAGATGAATTAGATTGGAGTGATTTAGACGAAGATATTGCCACAGCTTTATTACGCTGGATATACACAGATATAGTTGATTTGCAGCACGATAAGCTAACGTTAGAGTTGCTGCGAGTGGCTCATCGTTTCAACTTACCTGCCCTTCTCGGTCTTTGTGAGAGAGCGCTTGTGACTTCAGTTGGTGTGCGATCAAGCGTAAGATTCTACTGTGTTGCCGAAGAGGTCGGAGCGGCTACACTTCTTGAATATTGCTCTGGCCTAATATCTATGCATTGGGATGAATTGACGGCTCAAGACTTTGAGCACATGTCCGGCCCGCTGCtgtttaaaatgcttaagaataaaacaaaatatccACTGCATGAGGCTGTCCGACTGTTGCGGGAAGATGTCGTATTCTTGTGCCTTGTTGAAAACGACACAATG TTACCCGATTTGGTTGATAGCTTGTCGGAGTGTGGACATCTGCCTTTGCAAATAGCATTATCGGCGAAACATATACAGATTGCCCAAACCCTTGTGAAAAACGGATGTGCTAACATAAACGCATATGACGCCGAT gGATCAACGCTTCTAATAGATGCCGTTAGAAGAAATGATCATTTTGCTGcagattttttattaaatcacAACTGTTTGGTTGATCTACTATCCAG GCCATCATCCGATACTGCACTGCATATTGTGTGCAATTATGGAAAGGAAGAGCGGAATAAGGATGCACTGAATAATATGATCGAAATTGGCCGTAAAATATTAGATCGTAATCCCGATGTAAACATTCAAAATTTGCAAGGTCAGACACCTCTGCACATTGCAATAATGTCTCAAAACGCAACTATGgtcaatttgttgctagatctgaaaaatattaatattaatctCCGCACAACAAGTGAGAAATGTCCGCTGGAGTTGAGCCTAACCATAGTTGGGgaacataattttcaattggcGTCAAAGCTCTTGAAACTAGGATCGAACCCTAATCCTTTAAAGAACGACACAAACAATAATCTGTTGCAGGTCCTTGCTTTGGCAGGCACAGATTTTGAAGatgctgcaatatttttagctgattTTGCTAACGTGGACCATCTAAACAATAGTGGGTTAACCGCCCTGCATATCGCTGCTCGGAAGAATATGCCAAACTTAGTGGCTAAGCTACTTAAAGTCGGCGCATCGTCCAGTATACAGACGAATGTAGCTGACCTTAAGTCACCACTACACATGGCGGTCGAGACGAATGCCTTGGAAGCAATTCAAACATTTGCCAACTTTTGCAAGGAAAATATTGAGTCGGTAGATTTTAACAGCAAGGATATTAACGGAAATTCACCACTTAGCCTTTGCTTAGCCTTGAATAATGTTGAACTGGCGCCCATACTAATCGCAGGAGGAGCGGATGTTAACGACAGAAACGGCCAGGATCTGACTTTGCTGCACCAGGCCATATTGAATGGAGACAATAAAACGGCTGTATTTTTGTTGGATCACGGAGCCGAGATAAACGCAGTGACAG gcaaacaaaagtcTGCCTTGCAACTGGCTATAGACTGTCATCTCCCTAAGGTCGTAGATGCGCTGTGTATCAAAGGAGTATCTTTTAGTGTGCTCGATAATAACGGGGAACCCCCATTGTGGTTGGCCTTAGAGCTGGGGTTCGAGGATGTGGCACAGATTCTAGTTCGCCATGGGGTTGACGCCGATTGCTGGGGCCCAGGTCCTGAGGGTTGTCAACAAACCATATTGCACCGAGCAATTGATGAAAACAAAGAGTTAACAGCCATGTTTCTCGTTCGCAACCAATGTGATTTGGACACACCCAGACAACCAGGACCAAATGGAGAGGGAGGCGATGAGTCACGCGATAAGGCTTCCCCACTACATCTATGCTGTCAGTGGGGACTTACCAAAGTTGTGCAAGCTCTTATTGATCATGGCGCCAATGTAAACGCTTTGGACGCAGATAACAAAACACCCGTGCATATTGCTATTGAAAATCAACACGAAGATATTATAAACATTCTGCTTTGCCATCctggcattaatttaaaattgcgcGACAAATCTGGTCAGACGCCTTTTGCCACTTCATTGGCCATACGAAATCACAAATCTGCCGAGCGTATATTGGAAAGATTACCGAATGCAGCCGAGCTAATGGATCAGCGTGGGCGCAACTTTCTCCACGTTGCAATCATGAAAGATGATCTAGAAAGTGTGCTTTTCTTGTTAGCCATACAAGTGGATGTTAATTCACGTGTTCATGACGCGTATCAATCAACGCCGTTGCACCTGGCAGCTTCGTCCAAAACTGAAATGATCATACgtaatttgattttagctGGTGCCCGAGTTAATGAAAGAGACGCTGTGCAAAAAATGCCCCTGCACATGGCTATTGAGCGGGGAAATCTTGCAGCTGTCTCTGCCTTGATCCAAAATCATGCCGATTTTGATGCATCAGATGCCGATGGAAATAACGCTTTACATCTTGCCGTCCATGTCGGTCAGTTGGCGATTGTACGAGAGCTCTTGACCGAATCGCGTGTAAATGCTGAAGCTACAAACAATAAAGGTCGTAATCCTTTGCACGAGCTGTGTCGTCTTGCAGATGATAACACTGGTGCTGCAATTTGTGAGCTCTTCCTTGAATGCATGCCAAAGTATCCCATCAATTTCACCGACATGGACGGTAACACGCCTCTATTACTTTCATTTATGCGAGGACAGGCTCCACTCTGCAAGGTTTTGCTGAAAGCCGGAGCTTGTCTTGGTTCTCAGAACCGCGATGgcataactatttttaattataaactggCTACGAATCagttgcttaacaatttgttagatCAGTTACCAAAGGAGTCCCCATGGGCGGAAGCGGAATTGTGCCAAGAGTGTAACTCGAAATTTTCGCTGACCATGCGAAAACACCATTG TCGGCATTGCGGTCGTGCTCTATGCTCTAAGTGTTCAAGTAATGAGAtgccaataataaaattcGGCATTAATAAACCAGTGCGAGTTTGTAAAGTCTGCTTCGATGTTCTTCTTGGAGGAAATGAAAACGGTTCTTTAACATAA
- the LOC108603977 gene encoding histone-lysine N-methyltransferase SETD1, translating to MDNNSSSYFNGNDMSEDQAQITMQGFRDGNVSHSLTQAKIRNFKLLADPQLLKCGSKLYRYDGVVTGDSTYPMITPRDPRNPLIRIRAKPVEPLLLVVPRFVIDSDYVGQPPAIEVTVVNLNDNIDKQFLTSLLDKCGPTDEINIYHHPLTNKHLGVARIVFESTKGARQFVEKYNQKSVMGKILNVFCDPFGTVLKKTIENLTNPAQPRLTIASASVSTPTLAPTNEYMLEYVEKGDMNRSSIAGYNSYQTSAIYGEIDCDRNRDRERERNGDRDRGRNSMERGYERDRGVRNKYSLSRHGRHYYSSREKSLESNRDRLYSKERERAPRSYDYSRTKGRDKFHERNRSKDGSRDRVRDRRDHRLTSPKERDFRERDRDRSIETERKERGKHEKRYMSKECSDSEAFKSQQYYAGSGSSDNYGYNHYKSYSMPDNIQPWPSSHRRWPGPQQSETHPALPPLPPPEEEENWDDPQPPVPIFNATDKSYVTDNLKPPSPKLSMNSNNNVETNVEDNTENVDLDTRIALIFKGKTFGNAPPFLQMESSDSETEKPKGEDVRETVEVQIDSNSSSNNKQTTISAFKQHGTSDISSDDDILEKKETEKTEANDNDDNMSLSSLSSHEESTKVPAPSLSDQLAPKIMFTGYTDPQSLQQSNYYYQHSYGYGHYPTAIGPDSSLTAYMQSSYLSGVVTTDFNQYAQTYGYQNTQSDQNDEIKQNVKKVMNFIVEELKQILKRDVNKRMIEMTAFKNFEAWWDEQSNKARSKQLSSTIDNIAVNNNASVDKRVVSQEKPPDINTPVNIQREISDFSGFSSIGIRNAMPKLPSFRRVPKHPSPIPNKLERDLSDQEEMVQRSDSEKEDSNLDGNDDQSSKRATLQRESDKIRIATNNVRMKRKGSASSFFSSSSSSGSTSSEGENETEEVAEGDGDENERSSDDESFAEDMQLNERNILSKKRKRGSKITERHVYSDSEDDTKSVNQISVCKRSRMKKIDIYSDTDEDDNRKPIAKSLMRLEQNVKNVSVNLISSIPSDLEDISKDSCFDIDDADVHSKLVSLSKMDKKMEIESRRSRTPIPPPDYHEETLQKIDNENTKKSHFEYDRIYSDSEEEREYQEKRRRNTEYMAQIEREFLEEQQKNAEQQDGTSKINLKFEIEKISSFEMPDTPDTSKLPLTPGVRLLSDCVDELKFSKQHVHDSDVSSSRHTIKNEGTESFSYNTTTLIVQSEAGKNSEASKTTESKIYQKIDACVSSLAQTSAQLNNNRAVNGKQSPASSDSSSSQASQASQVALEHCYSLPPQAQGSGNAPTESKINIDCTQIARPGPGRPRKDSVRAQRKKKDFAGQQSNKKIKIESLKDSLALLARETCNFVPCEMFNARDQSEEMVILYTFLTKGIDLEDIKYIKASYTEHLQKEPYAMFLNNTHWVNHCTTDRAFWPTPPKKRRRDDELMRHKTGCARTEGFYKLDVREKAKHKYHHTKVNSDDAQNADRCEEPTALTNHHHNKLISKMQGISREARSNQRRLLTAFGSMGESELLKFNQLKFRKKQLKFAKSAIHDWGLFAMEPIAADEMVIEYVGQMIRPVVADLRETKYEAIGIGSSYLFRIDMETIIDATKCGNLARFINHSCNPNCYAKVITIESEKKIVIYSKQPIGVNEEITYDYKFPLEDEKIPCLCGAQGCRGTLN from the exons ATGGATAATAACAGTAGCAGCTACTTTAACGGCAATGATATGTCGGAAGATCAGGCACAAATCACGATGCAGGGTTTTCGTGACGGAAATGTGTCTCATTCGTTAACACAAGCAAAAATAcgaaactttaaattattagcGGATCCCCAGCTTTTAAAATGTGGCTCAAAACTGTATCGTTACGATGGTGTTGTTACCGGAGATTCCACCTATCCCATGATTACTCCTAGAGATCCACGTAACCCCCTAATTCGTATTCGGGCTAAACCTGTTGAACCCCTGTTGTTGGTTGTACCTCG atttgTGATTGATTCCGACTATGTGGGTCAGCCACCGGCCATCGAAGTAACTGTGGTAAATCTCAACGACAACATCGATAAGCAGTTCCTCACCAGCCTATTGGACAAATGTGGACCCACcgatgaaataaatatttatcatcACCCCTtgacaaataaacatttaggAGTAGCTCGTATTGTCTTTGAGAGCACCAAGGGGGCGCGACAATTTGTGgaaaaatataatcaaaaatcAGTGATGGGAAAG attttaaatgtgttttgcGACCCTTTTGGTACCGttctaaaaaaaacaattgaaaaccTTACAAATCCTGCTCAGCCAAGGCTTACTATCGCATCTGCATCGGTTTCAACACCAACGCTAGCTCCAACAAATGAATATATGCTTGAGTATGTGGAAAAAGGTGACATGAATCGATCATCTATTGCTGGATACAATTCATATCAAACAAGTGCCATATATGGGGAAATTGATTGCGATCGAAATAGAGATCGCGAACGAGAGAGAAATGGCGATCGCGATCGTGGGCGGAACTCTATGGAAAGAGGCTATGAACGAGATCGTGGAGTACGTAACAAATACTCTTTATCTCGTCATGGACGTCATTACTACTCGTCACGTGAAAAAAGCTTAGAATCTAACAGAGATCGATTGTATTCAAAAGAAAGGGAGCGAGCGCCGAGGTCGTACGATTACTCACGTACTAAAGGACGGGATAAATTTCATGAGCGGAATAGATCGAAGGATGGCTCAAGAGATCGCGTGAGAGATAGGAGAGACCATCGATTGACTTCTCCAAAAGAACGTGACTTTCGAGAGCGAGATCGTGATCGATCGATTGAAACTGAACGAAAAGAACGTGGTAAGCACGAGAAGCGTTATATGAGTAAAGAATGCTCCGACTCTGAAGCTTTTAAGAGCCAACAATATTATGCTGGATCCGGATCTTCGGATAATTATGGCTACAATCACTATAAGAGCTATAGCATGCCTGACAACATTCAGCCATGGCCAAGCTCACATAGACGCTGGCCGGGACCACAGCAATCAGAAACACATCCCGCACTGCCACCACTTCCGCCTCCTGAAGAGGAAGAAAATTGGGATGATCCTCAGCCACCAGTGccaatatttaatgcaacagATAAGTCATATGTTACTGATAACTTAAAGCCCCCGTCCCCAAAGTTATCTATGAATAGTAACAATAACGTTGAAACTAATGTCGAAGATAATACAGAAAATGTTGATTTAGATACGCGTATTGCCTTGATATTTAAGGGAAAGACATTCGGCAACGCTCCGCCATTTCTTCAAATGGAAAGCAGTGATTCTGAAACTGAGAAGCCAAAGGGCGAGGACGTAAGGGAGACTGTTGAGGTACAGATTGATTCCAATAGCTCgtcaaacaacaagcaaacaactaTTTCTGCTTTCAAGCAACATGGCACAAGTGATATATCCAGTGATGATGATATATTAGAGAAAAAGGAAACTGAGAAAACGGAAGCAAATGATAACGATGATAATATGTCCTTGTCTAGTTTATCGTCACATGAAGAATCAACGAAAGTACCAGCACCAAGTCTGTCAGATCAACTTGCaccaaaaattatgtttaccGGTTATACGGATCCGCAATCTTTGCAGCAAAGCAACTATTATTATCAGCACTCCTATGGCTACGGCCACTATCCTACGGCAATAGGACCGGATTCTAGTTTAACCGCATATATGCAATCGTCATATTTGTCGGGTGTTGTAACTACCGATTTTAATCAGTATGCCCAAACCTATGGTTACCAGAATACGCAATCCGACCAAAATGATGAAATTAAACAGAATGTAAAAAAAGTGATGAATTTTATTGTGGAAGAGCTGAAGCAAATATTGAAACGGGATGTCAACAAGCGTATGATTGAAATGACTGCGTTTAAAAACTTCGAGGCCTGGTGGGATGAGCAATCAAATAAGGCGCGATCTAAGCAATTATCTTCCACAATAGATAATATTGCTGTAAACAACAATGCGTCTGTTGACAAACGTGTTGTCAGTCAAGAAAAGCCTCCTGATATAAATACGCCTGTTAATATACAAAGAGAGATTTCCGATTTTTCCGGATTCTCCAGTATAGGAATAAGAAATGCAATGCCCAAATTGCCATCATTTCGACGGGTACCCAAGCATCCTAGTCCCATTCCCAATAAACTGGAGAGGGATCTTAGCGATCAAGAAGAAATGGTACAGCGATCTGATTCCGAAAAGGAAGATTCCAATCTGGACGGTAATGATGATCAAAGCTCAAAGCGCGCCACTTTGCAAAGGGAATCGGATAAGATTCgaattgcaacaaataatgTTCGTATGAAAAGAAAAGGAAGTGCTTCAAGTTTCTTttcatcctcatcatcatccgGTTCTACAAGTAGTGAAGGTGAAAATGAAACCGAGGAGGTTGCCGAAGGAGATGGTGATGAAAATGAGCGAAGTAGTGACGATGAAAGCTTTGCTGAagatatgcaattaaatgaacgAAATATATTATCTAAAAAGCGTAAGCGTGGCTCAAAAATTACTGAACGTCACGTATATTCCGACTCTGAGGATGACACTAAATCGGTAAATCAAATATCCGTGTGCAAGCGCAGTCGAATGAAGAAAATTGATATATACTCAGATACAGACGAAGATGATAATCGCAAACCAATAGCGAAGTCATTAATGAGACTTGAGCAAAACGTTAAGAACGTTAGCGTTAACCTAATTTCGTCTATACCTTCTGACCTCGAAGACATTAGCAAAGACAGTTGTTTTGATATTGATGACGCCGATGTACACTCTAAGCTCGTGTCCTTATCAAAGATGGATAAAAAAATGGAGATTGAGTCACGCAGATCACGTACACCAATTCCTCCTCCAGATTACCATGAAGAAACTTTGCAGAAAATCGACaatgaaaacacaaaaaaatcgCACTTTGAGTATGATCGCATTTATAGCGATTCTGAGGAAGAGCGAGAATATCAAGAGAAGAGGCGCAGAAACACCGAGTATATGGCTCAGATAGAGCGCGAGTTTTTAGAAGAGCAACAGAAAAACGCAGAGCAGCAAGATGGCACTTCCAAAATAAATCTCAAATTTGAGATAGAAAAAATATCCAGTTTCGAAATGCCCGATACACCCGACACTTCCAAGCTACCACTAACACCAGGGGTTCGTCTTTTGAGCGACTGTGTGGATGAGCTGAAATTTTCAAAACAGCATGTTCACGATTCAGATGTTTCAAGTAGTAGGCACACAATAAAAAACGAAGGAACTGAAAGTTTTTCATATAATACTACGACATTGATTGTTCAGTCGGAAGCGGGAAAAAATTCGGAAGCATCTAAAACCACTGAGTCTAAGATATATCAAAAAATTGACGCATGTGTCAGCAGTTTAGCCCAAACCAGtgctcaattaaataataatagagcTGTTAATGGAAAGCAGTCACCTGCTTCCTCTGACAGCTCATCTAGTCAAGCCTCCCAAGCTAGTCAAGTGGCACTTGAGCATTGTTATTCATTGCCGCCTCAAGCGCAGGGATCTGGTAATGCTCCAACGGAGTCGAAAATTAACATTGATTGTACACAGATCGCAAGGCCAGGCCCAGGCAGGCCTCGCAAGGACTCTGTGCGCGCTCAAAGGAAGAAGAAGGACTTTGCTGGGCAACAGtcgaataaaaaaataaaaatagaatcATTGAAAGATTCCCTGGCCTTACTAGCTCGCGaaacttgcaactttgttCCATGTGAGATGTTCAATGCGAGAGATCAAAGTGAAGAAATGGTTATTTTGTACACATTCCTCACTAAGGGCATTGATCTGGAAGACATCAAGTATATAAAAGCAAGCTATACAGAGCATTTGCAAAAGGAGCCTTATGC TATGTTTTTAAACAATACTCATTGGGTAAATCACTGTACGACGGACAGAGCCTTTTGGCCAACGCCACCTAAAAAGCGGCGCAGGGATGACGAGCTTATGCGCCATAAAACTGGCTGCGCTCGTACGGAAGGCTTTTACAAGTTGGATGTACGGGAAAaggcaaaacataaatatcaCCATACTAAAGTTAACTCGGATGATGCTCAAAACGCAGACCGCTGCGAGGAACCCACTGCGTTAACAAATCATCACCACAATAAGCTTATATCCAAAATGCAAGGCATTTCTCGTGAGGCACGCTCGAATCAGCGTCGCTTGCTGACGGCCTTTGGGTCAATGGGTGAGTCGGagcttttaaaattcaatcaacTCAAGTTTCGCAAGAAGCAATTGAAGTTTGCAAAGTCGGCCATACACGATTGGGGACTATTTGCCATGGAGCCAATCGCAGCAGATGAAATGGTTATTGAGTATGTTGGTCAAATGATTCGGCCTGTTGTTGCCGATTTAAGAGAAACAAAATATGAAGCAATTGGAATCGGTAGCTCATACTTATTTCGTATTGATATGGAAACAATTATCGACGCTACGAAATGTGGAAATTTGGCAAGATTTATTAATCATAGCTGCAAT CCTAATTGTTATGCCAAAGTCATTACCATAGAGTCCGAGAAGAAAATCGTTATATATTCAAAACAACCCATTGGAGTTAATGAAGAAATAACATATGACTATAAATTTCCTTTAGAAGACGAAAAGATACCATGTCTTTGTGGAGCTCAAGGGTGTAGGGGTAcacttaattaa
- the LOC108604224 gene encoding calcium/calmodulin-dependent protein kinase kinase 1 → MFITMSELNILSTPTSKDACNGKVLENADEDAYKEHKLKVNKGNPYQISCDDDNDVIVVEIISGCEGIDANNSISILDSNLGKLHIDTIHSDDTCKSKYNGSLQSNECILDGFQKSFLNQHSHNFQKSQSLDLYDEGGAVFNLDQHVHDRLPSINEQRIADCKLNADNYVVSEPIKQSDYVHKPNGKVIQRSMTRPNIPSTIFQAPDARPIYPNVPYSPYGSPYSSPQFNRRRAPLRESRRISIDKSGSFLQLNQYKLMDKIGQGSYGLVKLAYSEEDSTHYAMKILSKKRLIRQAALMRRGPKQTTSPLDRVYREIAVLKKLDHPNVVKLVEVLDDPQEDSLYMVFELVKKGEVLSIPTDKPLSEERAWNVFRDCLLGLEYLHYQKIIHADLKPGNLLLTECGRVKIADLGVCNEFLGEDAMMSNGSTAGTPAFRAPETLVLGKNVYCGRAADIWALGATLYSLIYGNVPFVANSIPLLYEKIQNEPVVFPATHEISEELRYCVLQMLEKDASRRITLPQLKMNKWVIGNGSYPLPNVDENCCLVQVDDDDINSVVRSIPKLDTLILIKTMLKNHSFGNPFLRAISGKVPQPGGSRLEKFVKAGRSNSAPGSYHVPLNRQSSIDIGLPSLTEHCANQNNEDV, encoded by the exons ATGTTTATCACAATGTCGGAATTGAATATATTATCAACACCCACAAGCAAAGATGCATGCAATGGGAAAGTTTTAGAGAATGCAGATGAAGATGCATATAAGGAACATAAACTTAAAGTCAATAAGGGAAACCCTTATCAAATAAGCTGTGATGATGATAACGATGTTATCGTTGTTGAAATAATAAGTGGTTGTGAAGGGATTGATGCgaataattcaatttcaatattggATAGTAATTTAGGAAAATTGCATATAGACACGATCCATTCTGACGACACATGTAAATCCAAATACAATGGTAGTCTACAGAGTAATGAATGCATTCTGGACGGCTttcaaaaatcatttttaaaccAACATTCacacaattttcaaaaatCACAATCACTAGATTTATATGATGAAGGCGGTGCAGTCTTTAACTTAGATCAGCATGTACATGATCGGTTACCAAGTATAAATGAGCAACGCATTGCggattgtaaattaaatgcagataACTATGTAGTTTCCGAGCCAATTAAACAATCTGACTACGTTCATAAGCCAAACGGAAAAGTTATCCAACGTTCAATGACTCGTCCAAATATACCATCTACAATATTCCAAGCTCCTGACGCCCGGCCCATTTATCCAAATGTGCCTTATAGCCCATATGGTAGTCCATATAGCAGTCCTCAATTTAATCGACGTCGAGCTCCACTACGTGAATCTCGTCGAATTTCTATTGATAAATCAGGAAGCTTTCTTCAACTCAACCAGTACAAGTTGATGGATAAAATAGGACAA GGCTCTTATGGACTTGTGAAGCTGGCCTATTCTGAAGAAGATTCTACACATTATGCTATGAAAATTCTATCCAAAAAGCGATTGATAAGACAAGCTGCTCTAATGAGACGTGGACCCAAACAGACAACGTCTCCCTTAGATCGTGTTTATAGGGAAATTGCCGTTTTAAAAAAGCTCGATCACCCTAATGTTGTGAAACTTGTTGAAGTATTAGATGATCCACAAGAAGATTCGCTTTATATGGTATTTGAATTGGTTAAAAAAGGGGAAGTACTTAGTATACCAACTGATAAACCTTTGTCAGAAGAACGAGCATGGAATGTTTTTCGGGATTGTCTGCTGGGACTTGAATATT TGCACtatcaaaaaataatacatgCTGACCTGAAACCtggcaatttgttattgacCGAGTGTGGACGTGTAAAAATTGCAGATTTGGGAGTTTGCAATGAGTTCCTTGGAGAAGATGCAATGATGAGCAATGGGTCAACCGCTGGGACTCCTGCATTTCGAGCACCTGAAACACTTGTTTTGGGAAAG aatGTATATTGTGGTCGAGCAGCTGATATCTGGGCATTGGGAGCAACATTGTACTCTTTGATTTACGGAAATGTACCATTCGTTGCCAATTCGATACCTTTGCTATATGAAAAAATCCAAAACGAACCAGTCGTCTTTCCAGCTACACATGAAATTAGCGAGGAATTGAGATACTGTGTACTTCAAATGCTAGAAAAGGATGCATCCCGTCGAATAACATTGCCACAACTAAAG ATGAACAAGTGGGTTATTGGGAATGGAAGTTATCCTCTGCCAAATGTAGATGAGAATTGTTGCTTAGTACAAGTTGACGATGATGACATAAATTCGGTTGTACGTAGCATACCGAAGCTCGATACGCTGATACTGATTAAAACGATGTTGAAAAACCATTCGTTTGGAAACCCTTTTCTTAGAGCCATTTCTGGAAAAGTGCCGCAGCCTGGTGGCTCGCGGTTGGAGAAATTTGTTAAGGCCGGAAGGTCAAATTCAGCGCCTGGATCATATCATGTTCCTTTAAATAG GCAGTCATCTATAGACATTGGACTCCCGTCGTTAACTGAACATTGTGCAAATCAGAATAATGAAGatgtataa